A single genomic interval of Centropristis striata isolate RG_2023a ecotype Rhode Island chromosome 8, C.striata_1.0, whole genome shotgun sequence harbors:
- the LOC131976500 gene encoding type-4 ice-structuring protein LS-12-like, giving the protein MKFSLVATLVVVLAVAQGAVAGSVVKRDAQSDLAKINKLINDMSASITSATQDMVQKVKALEVTNTAQTYVEESKAKIQPLVKKVQDEAAKLQEQVKPFITNIEEQIKPLTDNFHAQVKPLNDNFHAQVKSVSDVMERFFKQVMDQTKALMPPQ; this is encoded by the exons ATGAAATTCTCCCTTGTTGCCACTCTTGTTGTTGTGCTGGCTGTTGCCCAGG GCGCTGTGGCAGGGTCAGTGGTGAAGCGTGACGCCCAGTCTGATCTGGCGAAGATCAACAAGCTCATCAACGACATGTCCGCCAGCATCACCAGCGCCACCCAGGACATGGTGCAGAAGGTGAAGGCTCTGGAGGTGACCAACACCGCCCA GACTTACGTGGAGGAGAGCAAGGCCAAGATCCAGCCTCTGGTCAAGAAGGTCCAGGACGAGGCCGCCAAGCTGCAGGAGCAGGTGAAGCCCTTCATCACCAACATCGAGGAACAGATCAAGCCTCTGACTGACAACTTCCACGCTCAGGTTAAACCTCTGAACGACAACTTCCACGCCCAGGTCAAGTCTGTGTCCGACGTCATGGAGAGGTTCTTCAAGCAGGTGATGGACCAGACCAAGGCCCTGATGCCCCCCCAGTAA